From a single Zygotorulaspora mrakii chromosome 2, complete sequence genomic region:
- the MTR2 gene encoding Mtr2p (similar to Saccharomyces cerevisiae MTR2 (YKL186C); ancestral locus Anc_4.284), whose amino-acid sequence MSRYGGSSNVVNSGNNRSQLTELFIKKILAHLDDTDPQKLTHFLNLFNPTNCKVIVNATPFAQPAIFLEVWQSSVVQTQHALTAVDYHIIPGSQTMICNVSCKVRFDESGKDKMGQDSVVASNEGNIGMNKTSAKPNSRPLWGSYFGVSLQLVIEERVFNNDMNGVISGFNYNMIYKPQDSLITI is encoded by the coding sequence ATGAGTCGTTACGGTGGGTCTTCCAATGTTGTCAACAGCGGTAACAACCGTTCACAACTTACAGAACTGtttataaaaaaaatactagCACACCTGGATGACACTGATCCGCAAAAGTTGACTCATTTTTTAAACCTTTTCAACCCAACTAACTGCAAAGTGATAGTAAATGCCACCCCATTTGCACAGCCAGCCATATTCCTGGAAGTGTGGCAATCCAGCGTAGTCCAGACACAGCATGCTCTCACTGCAGTCGATTACCATATAATACCAGGCTCTCAAACAATGATTTGCAACGTCAGTTGCAAAGTGCGCTTCGATGAAAGTGGGAAGGACAAGATGGGTCAAGACTCGGTCGTTGCGTCCAACGAAGGCAACATCGGCATGAATAAAACCAGTGCGAAGCCCAACTCAAGACCACTTTGGGGCTCGTACTTCGGAGTGTCACTACAACTAGTCATCGAAGAAAGAGTGTTTAACAATGACATGAATGGAGTGATATCAGGTTTCAACTACAACATGATCTACAAGCCACAGGACTCGTTGATCACAATATAG
- the SPE1 gene encoding ornithine decarboxylase SPE1 (similar to Saccharomyces cerevisiae SPE1 (YKL184W); ancestral locus Anc_4.282) — protein MTEVELTPRLRNDSTSLKFSLDGGEKITVSEQSEHVRNNDASHEQAHKLIFESLKRRIEAINGETCEPGDENSFFICDIGEVERLHRNWCEQLPRVQPFYAVKCNPDTRVLEKLSALKVNFDCASKAEIEKVLSLGVSPDRIIYANPCKASSFVRYAARSNVLKSTFDNVEELYKIKRFHPKSELFLRIATDDSTAQCRLSTKYGCELENVDKLLSAVKELDLNLAGVSFHVGSGASDFTTLYKAVRDARIVFDKAANEYKLPELKTLDVGGGFQFESFKESTAVLRAALDDFFPVETGVNIIAEPGRYFAATAFTLAANVIAKRSLKNHEAMLYINDGVYGNMNCILFDHQAPTPRTLYHNSQFHYFDFESSSRDTTLHPRKEKVSIWGPTCDGLDCITTEHYMEHDLIPGDWLYFPNLGAYTSSAATPFNGFEQVAEIIYINSLKDGI, from the coding sequence ATGACAGAAGTTGAGCTCACACCTAGGCTAAGAAACGACTCGACgtcattgaaattttccCTCGATGGAGGTGAAAAGATCACGGTCTCAGAGCAATCGGAACATGTACGGAATAATGACGCATCTCACGAACAAGCACATAAACTAATTTTCGAATCATTAAAAAGACGAATTGAAGCTATTAATGGTGAGACGTGCGAACCTGGTGACGAAAActcatttttcatatgTGATATTGGTGAGGTTGAAAGATTACATAGAAACTGGTGTGAACAACTACCGAGGGTTCAGCCATTTTATGCAGTCAAATGCAATCCCGATACTCGTGTTTTGGAGAAGCTCTCAGCCCTAAAAGTCAATTTTGATTGTGCATCAAAGgcagaaattgaaaaagttctttCCTTAGGAGTTTCACCAGATAGAATCATTTATGCAAATCCATGCAAGGCATCCTCCTTTGTCAGATACGCAGCTCGCTCAAATGTTCTGAAATCAACGTTTGACAACGTGGAAGAGCTATACAAAATCAAGAGATTCCATCCTAAATCAGAGCTATTTCTACGAATTGCCACTGACGACTCAACAGCGCAATGCCGTTTGTCGACCAAATACGGCTGCGAGTTAGAGAACGTCGACAAACTGTTGTCAGCAGTCAAAGAGCTAGATCTCAATTTGGCCGGTGTTTCATTCCACGTTGGATCTGGTGCGTCAGATTTCACAACGCTGTACAAAGCCGTCAGAGATGCAAGAATTGTCTTTGACAAAGCCGCGAACGAATATAAGCTGCCAGAGTTGAAAACCTTGGACGTGGGTGGCGGTTTCCAATTCGAATCTTTCAAGGAGTCCACTGCAGTGTTGCGCGCCGCATtggatgatttttttcCGGTTGAGACTGGCGTCAACATCATCGCAGAGCCCGGGCGCTATTTCGCAGCTACAGCATTCACTTTGGCCGCAAACGTTATTGCAAAGAGATCCCTGAAGAACCACGAAGCAATGCTGTACATCAACGACGGAGTTTACGGCAATATGAATTGCATCCTCTTTGACCACCAGGCACCGACTCCGCGCACACTTTACCACAACTCACAGTTTCActattttgattttgagtcGTCTTCGCGAGATACGACTTTGCATCccagaaaagaaaaagtctCCATATGGGGTCCAACCTGCGATGGACTTGATTGCATCACAACCGAGCATTACATGGAACACGATCTTATACCGGGGGATTGGCTTTACTTCCCCAATCTGGGAGCATACACATCATCGGCAGCAACGCCATTCAATGGTTTTGAACAGGTCGCTGAGATCATCTAcatcaattctttgaaagacGGTATATAG
- the ASH1 gene encoding DNA-binding transcription repressor ASH1 (similar to Saccharomyces cerevisiae ASH1 (YKL185W); ancestral locus Anc_4.283) — protein MLSTVANEYSIKYNPSIPTSAGPDFRNKKSFDDLLLLPSLKFNNYMNKNYVCISSDDSPRLPRIQYDKDFQKKYNTAPASPTHHDFYGNHAVTPLNSPSLGKAQLVSPLQKSGLREYRQFQPRYPRVSQESLPSLRHLQLLPDPRIQESAYVYPDTSECTPIWKSNLVHWCKETNYQDYTRILGERSHDHFQFSSLSTRLNDHKEVPSVLKPRDAFQDLSNTSEHSSAPMTPPMSPNNSVTEAQHTSSVEFTPFVSGKLIQTVKQDAHKAGLYGHRKTSSFKALQIKNLLENRDILSIDSKSNRGRFKVGKIVPSSASSSISGSSISSSNGLSRSRVNIFNAARQLAMHLDHEVRHSTSPSPIRPTVIPARSTTSPVVINQTMPTSIPRSRSISPARPTTPPSSSSKYHRFALDSPQSPVVTTINKNFSGSTKSSLVRRRSSGSSNSNAVRKCVSCHAIDSPCWRPSWSGKRQDQLCNSCGLRYKKTHTRCLNENCRKIPTKGELSIMKSNGIFKRKNPDNTITECYRCLFCNHFTETTELTEKTRHIHEEPHKHEITQE, from the coding sequence atgttatCAACTGTCGCTAATGAATattcaataaaatacaATCCTTCGATACCAACTTCGGCTGGTCCGGACTttagaaataaaaaatcttttgatgatCTGTTGCTGCTACCTTCGCTGAAATTTAATAACTACATGAACAAAAATTATGTTTGCATTTCCAGTGATGATTCACCACGTTTACCAAGAATTCAGTATGATAAGgattttcagaaaaaatacaataCAGCACCAGCTTCTCCAACACACCACGATTTTTATGGTAATCATGCTGTCACACCACTTAACTCCCCTTCACTCGGTAAAGCTCAATTAGTGTCGCCACTACAGAAATCTGGACTTAGAGAATACAGACAATTTCAACCTCGCTATCCTAGAGTTTCTCAAGAATCATTACCGTCATTGAGACACCTACAACTTTTGCCAGACCCAAGAATTCAAGAATCCGCTTACGTTTATCCAGATACGTCAGAGTGTACGCCAATCTGGAAGAGTAATTTGGTTCATTGGTGCAAAGAAACGAATTATCAAGACTACACAAGAATCCTGGGCGAAAGGTCTCACgatcattttcagttttctaGTCTATCAACTCGATTAAACGATCACAAAGAGGTCCCATCTGTTCTAAAACCAAGAGATGCTTTCCAGGACTTATCAAATACTTCAGAACATTCTTCGGCTCCAATGACACCACCAATGAGCCCAAACAACTCAGTTACAGAAGCACAACATACTTCTTCTGTTGAATTCACACCATTTGTCAGCGGTAAATTAATTCAAACTGTTAAACAAGATGCCCATAAAGCAGGTCTTTATGGCCATAGGAAAACCAGCAGCTTCAAAGCACTCCAAATTAAGaatcttttggaaaatagagacattttatcaattgattcaaaatccaATCGTGGCAGATTTAAGGTAGGGAAAATTGTTCCCTCGTCAGCCTCATCCTCAATTTCAGGTTCTTCgatatcatcttcaaatggCTTGTCAAGATCGCGAgtaaatatattcaatGCAGCAAGACAGCTAGCCATGCATTTGGATCATGAAGTGAGACATTCCACTAGTCCAAGTCCAATACGTCCAACTGTTATACCTGCTCGTTCTACAACATCACCTGTAGTGATAAATCAAACTATGCCAACTTCTATACCACGGTCAAGATCGATTTCTCCAGCACGTCCAACGACCCCGCCTTCGTCATCTTCTAAATATCATAGATTTGCACTTGATTCCCCCCAGAGTCCCGTTGTGACAACGATAAACAAGAATTTCAGTGGTTCTACAAAATCTAGCTTAGTTAGACGAAGGTCAAGTGGCAGTTCCAACTCTAACGCAGTCAGAAAGTGCGTTTCGTGTCACGCAATCGATTCTCCATGTTGGAGGCCATCATGGTCGGGCAAAAGACAAGATCAACTTTGTAACTCTTGCGGACTACGTTACAAAAAGACTCACACTAGATGTTTAAATGAGAATTGTAGAAAGATACCAACGAAGGGCGAATTGAGCataatgaaatcaaatggTATTTTCAAACGTAAGAATCCGGATAATACGATTACTGAATGCTACAGATGCTTATTTTGTAATCATTTTACTGAGACTACAGAGCTTACTGAAAAAACAAGACATATTCATGAGGAGCCTCACAAACACGAAATTACACAAGAATAA
- the LOT5 gene encoding Lot5p (similar to Saccharomyces cerevisiae LOT5 (YKL183W); ancestral locus Anc_4.281), whose product MALQPDDVKRICRTTDVKPTVENVIPYNRYKRTQPEINGVRMMDVPTSDQLLLLAGGRDLNLSLLQDEQHRTVQDVELFILNIGFMLWFGHLDSGLEIPYESIIYHGSIKADETVGHQLALLITLETDPVLADFFQLAPAAPVAPIAKMNARANAAAAMQTVEITLRPKYSLYDRHYNAEIESLFTFQDFGVNRGDEMVDNCHRELAACLEAVCHDAEDGDVESDDQDVVLDEAIAVDEDQLASVYVPFSETLGVLDNTGLADDLGGSVPAHPVRR is encoded by the coding sequence ATGGCATTGCAACCAGACGATGTGAAAAGAATATGTAGAACAACAGATGTCAAGCCAACAGTGGAGAACGTCATCCCATACAACCGCTACAAGAGAACACAGCCCGAAATCAACGGGGTCCGCATGATGGACGTGCCCACCAGCGACCAACTCCTGCTGCTGGCAGGCGGCCGAGATCTGAACCTGTCGCTTTTGCAGGACGAACAGCACAGAACAGTCCAGGACGTGGAGCTGTTCATTCTCAACATTGGATTCATGCTCTGGTTTGGACACCTTGATTCCGGCCTCGAGATTCCGTACGAAAGCATCATCTACCATGGGTCCATCAAAGCCGATGAAACCGTTGGGCACCAACTGGCGCTGCTAATAACGTTGGAAACCGATCCGGTCTTGGCGGATTTCTTCCAACTGGCGCCTGCAGCGCCAGTTGCCCCTATAGCTAAGATGAATGCGCGTGCGAAcgcagcagcagcaatgCAGACTGTGGAGATAACGCTTAGACCCAAGTACTCGCTATATGACAGACACTACAACGCCGAAATCGAGTCACTCTTCACGTTCCAGGACTTCGGTGTCAATCGCGGAGACGAAATGGTGGACAACTGCCACAGAGAGCTGGCGGCGTGTCTCGAGGCCGTGTGTCACGACGCGGAAGACGGCGACGTAGAAAGCGACGACCAGGACGTCGTCCTGGACGAAGCCATCGCCGTCGACGAGGACCAGCTGGCCAGCGTGTACGTGCCGTTTTCGGAGACGCTTGGCGTGCTGGACAACACGGGTCTAGCTGACGACCTGGGAGGGTCGGTGCCAGCGCATCCAGTTCGCAGGTGA
- the FAS1 gene encoding tetrafunctional fatty acid synthase subunit FAS1 (similar to Saccharomyces cerevisiae FAS1 (YKL182W); ancestral locus Anc_4.280), whose product MSTTSSSSTRPLILSHGSLEHVLPVPTQSFFAASELLDQFNKSLPEPTESFASDQEPASPAELLSKFLSFIASFVQDDDQSSESKYFQVLKVSLSEFDNGYLQGNDVHAVAINLFKDSENFPTTLEKIRELVKNYLFAKTIAKEPFEKSKSLLFKSALNGESQIAAIFGGQGNTDDYFEELRELYQTYNVLISDVIEFCAKTLRDLVKSTHDTEKVFTQGFDVLSWLENPSKTPDNDYLLSIPISCPLIGVIQLVHYALTARLLGFTPGELKSHLNGATGHSQGLATAIAIAEADSWDSFFNSAKKTISLLFFIGVHCYIAYLNTSLPPTILEDSLENNEGIPSPMLAISNLTQDQVQSFVDKTNSHLPDEKHIVISLINGARNLVVTGPPQSLYGLNLTLRKAKAPSGLDQSRIPFTERKLKFSNRFLPITSPFHSHLLKSAKEFIYNDLKNYNIEFSSNDLKIPVYDTFSGNDMRETNGSIVQRITDCIVSLPVNWEKTTQFKATHILDFGPGGASGLGVLTHRNKDGTGVRIIVAGTLDINTDDEYGFKQELFDVTTDGLKKNPNWLKEFHPKLIKTKSGKIFVDTKFSKLIGRAPLLVPGMTPSTVSPDFVAATINAGYHIELAGGGYFSPEGMTNAIDSVISQIKKGYSLGLNLIYVNPRMLQWGIPLIKELREKGYPIQSLTIGAGVPSLEVASEYIETLKLTHLDLKPGSIDAISQVITIASHHPNFPIVLQWTGGRGGGHHSFEDFHAPMLQMYSKIRRHPNIILIAGSGFGSAEDTYPYLTGEWSKSFDYPPMPFDGVLFGSRVMIAKEAKTSLAAKELIASCPGVPNSQWQETYKKPTGGIITVRSEMGEPIHKIATRGVLFWKEMDDTIFNLPKNKLQAALDAKKDYIISKLNADSQKPWFATVNGEVRDLTNMTYEEVAKRLVELMYIRSMNSWIDVTLRNFTGDFLRRVEERFTKVKTASVIQSYSVLEQQPDKILETVFNSYPASKTQYLNAQDVDYFLSMCQRPIQKPVPFVPVLDHRFEFFFKKDSLWQSEFLEAVVDQDVQRTCILHGPVAAQFTKKVDEPIKEMLDGIHDGHIEKLLKDVYKGDESSIPVVDYFGGDEEIEEIKIDSPNIKVSFKDGTEVYRASSSIDPKVWFKLLGGSERNWRGAFFSTSKVVQDTMFVDNPLKRVFNPIDNMVVEITNGPEPSKSIITLLEPVQGDIKPTAVLRLVKDDIIQLELIENRTMDGTPVSLPLLYKYNPNDGFAPISEVMEGRNERIKKMYWKLWLDEPLDLKFDPRKVIKGGNFKITGKSISEFTHAIGNNCEDFVRRSDKPLLAPMDYAIVVGWRVIVKAIFPETVDGDLLKLVHLSNGYRMIPGAKPLQENDVISTHAVVKSVVNQPTGKVVEVVGTLTRDNKPVMEVTSSFFYRGNYTDYENTFQKTVEPVYQVQIKSAKDIAVLRSKEWFQLDDEDIDLLGKTLTFETETEVTFQGPDVFSSVRCCGPIKMELPTTENVEIGVVDYDAGESYGNPVLEYLKRNASTLERKVNLENPIPIAVLDTQAPSTNEPYARVSGDLNPIHVSRHFATYANLPGTITHGMFSSAAVRALIENWAADSVSSRVRAYECQFVSMVLPNDPLTVSIQHIGMINGRKLIKFEAKNEHDVAVLTGEAEVEQPVSTFVFTGQGSQEQGMGMDLYQNSEVARRVWDRADSHFKETYGFSILDIVKNNPKELTIFFGGEKGRKIKQNYTQMIFETIVDGELKTEKIFKDVKEDSTSYTFRSPTGLLSATQFTQPALTLMEKASFEDLKSKGLIPVDASFAGHSLGEYAALASLADVMSIESLVEVVFYRGMTMQVAVPRDALGRSNYGMVAVNPGRVAPNFSQEALQFVVEKVGKRTEWLCEIVNYNVENQQYVAAGDLRGLDTLTNVLNFIKLQKIDIVKLQASLSLEKVEEHLFEIIDEVSKKSLAKPQPIELERGFACIPLRGISVPFHSSYLRNGVKPFKNFLKKNIVKENVKADRLIGKYIPNLTAKPFEITKEYFQDVYDLTGSEQIKEILDSWEKYEN is encoded by the coding sequence ATGTCAACAACATCGTCATCGTCGACAAGACCGTTGATTCTTTCACATGGGTCGCTGGAACACGTTCTGCCAGTTCCTACACAATCGTTTTTCGCTGCGTCTGAGTTGCTAGACCAGTTCAACAAGTCGTTGCCAGAGCCAACCGAGAGTTTTGCCTCTGACCAGGAGCCAGCATCACCAGCCGAGCTTCTATCCAAGTTTTTGTCGTTTATTGCTAGTTTCGTGCAGGATGACGACCAATCGAGTGAATCAAAGTATTTCCAGGTGTTGAAAGTTTCGTTAAGTGAATTCGACAATGGTTATTTACAGGGCAATGATGTCCACGCGGTTGCCATTAATCTTTTCAAGGATTCCGAAAATTTCCCAACGACTTTGGAGAAAATCAGAGAACTGGTTAAAAACTATTTATTTGCTAAAACCATTGCCAAAGAgccttttgaaaaatcgaAATCTTTATTATTCAAAAGCGCTTTGAATGGCGAAAGTCAAATTGCTGCAATCTTTGGTGGTCAAGGTAACACTGACGATTATTTCGAAGAGTTGCGCGAATTATATCAAACTTATAACGTTTTAATTAGTGATGTGATAGAGTTTTGTGCAAAGACTCTACGTGATTTAGTTAAATCGACTCATGATACagaaaaagttttcacTCAAGGATTTGATGTTCTAAGCTGGTTAGAGAATCCATCAAAGACACCTGATAATGATTATTTATTATCTATTCCAATTTCATGCCCATTAATTGGTGTTATTCAATTGGTTCATTATGCATTAACTGCAAGATTATTAGGTTTTACTCCAGGTGAGTTAAAATCTCATCTGAATGGTGCCACAGGTCATTCACAAGGTTTAGCAACAGCTATTGCAATTGCTGAAGCTGATTCTTGggattcattttttaattcCGCAAAAAAGACAATTTCcttattatttttcattggTGTTCATTGTTATATTGCCTACCTAAATACATCATTGCCACCaacaattcttgaagattCGCTAGAAAATAATGAAGGCATTCCATCACCAATGTtggcaatttcaaatttgacaCAGGATCAAGTTCAAAGCTTTGTTGATAAGACAAATTCTCATTTGCCAGACGAAAAGCATATAGTTATTTCATTGATTAATGGTGCAAGAAACTTAGTTGTTACAGGTCCACCACAATCACTTTATGGTTTAAATTTAACATTGAGAAAAGCAAAAGCTCCATCAGGTTTAGATCAATCAAGAATTCCATTTACCGAAAGaaaattaaaattttcaaatagaTTTTTACCAATTACATCACcatttcattctcatctATTAAAATCAGCTAAAGAATTCATTTATAacgatttgaaaaactatAACATCGAATTTAGTTCgaatgatttgaaaataccTGTTTATGATACTTTTAGTGGTAATGATATGAGAGAAACTAATGGTTCAATTGTACAGAGAATTACTGATTGTATTGTTAGTTTACCAGTTAATTGGGAAAAGACAACTCAATTTAAGGCTACTCATATTTTAGATTTTGGTCCAGGTGGTGCTTCAGGTCTTGGTGTATTAACTCATCGTAATAAAGATGGTACTGGTGTTCGTATTATTGTCGCTGGTACTCTTGATATTAATActgatgatgaatatgGATTCAAACAAGAACTTTTCGATGTAACAACTGATGgattaaagaaaaatccaaattGGTTAAAAGAATTTCATCCAAAATTAATAAAGACAAAATCAggtaaaatttttgttgatacaaaattttcgaaATTGATTGGTAGAGCTCCTTTATTAGTTCCTGGTATGACTCCATCAACAGTTTCACCGGATTTTGTTGCTGCAACAATAAATGCTGGTTATCATATTGAATTAGCTGGTGGTGGTTATTTCTCACCAGAAGGTATGACAAATGCAATTGATTCCGttatttctcaaattaAAAAGGGTTATAGTTTAGGATTGAATTTGATCTATGTTAATCCAAGAATGCTACAATGGGGTATTCCTTTAATTAAAGAGTTAAGAGAAAAAGGTTATCCAATTCAATCATTAACTATAGGTGCTGGTGTACCATCATTAGAAGTTGCTTCTGAATATATCGAAACGTTAAAATTAACTCATTTAGATTTAAAACCTGGTTCGATTGATGCAATTTCTCAAGTTATTACTATTGCAAGTCATCATCCAAATTTCCCAATTGTTTTACAATGGACCGGTGGTAGAGGTGGTGGTCATCATTCCTTTGAAGACTTCCATGCACCAATGTTACAGAtgtattcaaaaattaGAAGACATCCAAATATTATTTTAATTGCCGGTTCAGGTTTTGGCTCGGCTGAGGATACTTATCCATATTTAACAGGTGAATGGTCAAAGAGTTTTGATTACCCACCAATGCCATTTGATGGTGTTCTTTTTGGTTCAAGAGTTATGATTGCAAAAGAAGCCAAAACCTCATTAGCAGCCAAAGAATTGATTGCTTCATGCCCTGGTGTTCCAAATAGTCAATGGCAAGAGACCTATAAAAAACCAACCGGTGGTATTATTACGGTTCGTTCAGAAATGGGTGAGCCAATTCATAAAATTGCAACTCGTGGTGTTTTATTctggaaagaaatggatgaTACCATTTTCAACTTACCAAAGAATAAATTACAAGCTGCTTTGGATGCAAAGAAAGACTATATTATTTCTAAATTAAACGCTGATTCACAAAAACCGTGGTTTGCAACTGTCAATGGTGAAGTTCGTGATTTAACAAATATGACATACGAAGAAGTTGCTAAAAGATTGGTTGAATTAATGTACATCAGATCAATGAATTCTTGGATTGATGTTACATTAAGAAATTTCACTGGTGATTTCTTACGTCGtgttgaagaaagattCACTAAAGTTAAAACTGCTTCAGTTATTCAATCATATTCTGTTTTAGAACAACAACCCGACAAGATTTTGGAAACTGTTTTCAACTCTTATCCAGCTTCAAAGACACAGTATTTAAATGCACAAGATGTTGATTACTTCTTGAGTATGTGCCAAAGaccaattcaaaaaccTGTCCCATTTGTTCCAGTTCTTGATCATAggtttgaatttttcttcaaaaaagattctCTATGGCAAtctgaatttttggaagctGTTGTCGATCAAGATGTTCAAAGAACCTGTATTTTACATGGTCCCGTTGCAGCTCAATTCACCAAGAAAGTTGATGAACCAATTAAAGAAATGTTAGACGGTATTCACGATGGTcacattgaaaaattattaaaaGATGTTTATAAAGGTGACGAATCATCTATTCCTGTAGTTGATTACTTTGGTGGTGATGAGGAAATCGAAGAAATTAAGATTGACTCACCTAATATTAAagtttctttcaaagacGGAACGGAAGTTTATCGtgcatcatcttcaattgatCCAAAAGTTTGGTTCAAACTTTTGGGAGGATCTGAAAGAAACTGGAGAGGTGCGTTCTTCTCAACTTCAAAGGTTGTTCAAGACACTATGTTTGTTGACAATCCCTTGAAAAGAGTGTTTAACCCAATTGATAACATGGTTGTTGAAATCACTAACGGTCCAGAgccttcaaaatcaattaTTACTCTTTTGGAACCTGTCCAAGGTGATATCAAACCAACTGCTGTTTTGAGATTAGTTAAAGATGATATTATTCAATTAGAATTAATTGAAAATAGAACAATGGATGGTACACCTGTATCCTTACCATTGCTGTATAAATACAACCCTAATGATGGTTTTGCACCAATTTCCGAAGTTATGGAAGGTCGTAACGAACGtatcaaaaagatgtaCTGGAAATTGTGGTTAGATGAACCAttagatttgaaatttgatcCTAGAAAAGTAATCAAAGGTggtaatttcaaaataactGGTAAAAGTATATCTGAATTTACTCATGCTATTGGTAACAATTGTGAAGATTTTGTAAGAAGATCCGACAAACCTTTGTTAGCGCCAATGGATTATGCAATTGTTGTTGGATGGAGAGTTATTGTAAAGGCTATCTTCCCTGAAACTGTTGATGGTGACTTATTGAAATTGGTTCACTTGTCTAATGGTTACAGAATGATCCCTGGAGCTAAACCATTACAGGAGAATGATGTTATTTCTACACATGCTGTTGTTAAGTCTGTTGTTAACCAACCAACAGGTAAAGTTGTAGAAGTTGTTGGAACTTTGACTAGAGATAATAAACCAGTTATGGAAGTTACTTCGTCCTTCTTCTACAGAGGTAACTATACAGATTATGAAAATACTTTCCAAAAAACTGTAGAACCTGTATATCAGGTACAAATTAAATCTGCTAAAGATATCGCAGTTTTACGTTCCAAGGAATGGTTTCAGttggatgatgaagatattgaTTTGTTGGGTAAAACTTTAACTTTTGAAACGGAGACTGAAGTCACATTCCAAGGTCCTGACGTTTTCTCTTCTGTTAGATGTTGCGGTCCAATTAAAATGGAGTTACCAACAActgaaaatgttgaaattggtGTTGTTGATTATGACGCTGGTGAATCTTACGGTAATCCAGTACTTGAATATCTGAAGAGAAATGCGTCAACTCTTGAGCGAAAGGttaatttggaaaatcCTATACCTATTGCTGTCCTTGATACTCAAGCTCCAAGTACCAATGAACCATATGCTAGAGTTTCTGGTGATTTGAATCCAATTCATGTTTCTCGTCACTTTGCAACTTATGCCAACCTACCGGGTACTATCACCCATGGTATGTTTTCATCAGCTGCTGTCCGCGCTCTAATTGAAAACTGGGCCGCCGATAGTGTCTCCTCAAGAGTTCGTGCTTACGAATGTCAATTTGTTAGTATGGTTTTGCCAAACGACCCACTAACTGTTTCGATTCAACATATTGGCATGATTAACGGTCGTAAACTGATTAAATTTGAGGCTAAGAATGAACATGATGTAGCTGTGCTAACTGGTGAAGCAGAAGTTGAACAACCTGTTTCTACGTTCGTTTTCACCGGTCAAGGTTCCCAAGAGCAAGGTATGGGTATGGATCTATATCAAAACTCTGAAGTTGCAAGAAGAGTATGGGATAGAGCGGACTCTCATTTCAAGGAAACCTACGGTTTCTCCATTCTTGATATTGTGAAAAACAATCCAAAGGAGTTAaccattttctttggtggTGAAAAGGGTAGAAAGATTAAACAAAACTATACCCAAATGATCTTTGAAACTATTGTTGATGGTGAATTGAAGactgaaaaaatcttcaaagatgtTAAAGAGGATTCCACATCATACACTTTCAGATCACCAACTGGTTTATTATCTGCCACTCAATTCACTCAACCTGCATTGACCTTAATGGAGAAagcatcttttgaagatcttAAATCCAAGGGATTAATTCCTGTCGATGCTTCCTTTGCCGGTCACTCTCTAGGTGAATATGCAGCTTTAGCTTCGTTAGCTGATGTCATGTCAATTGAGTCTTTAGTTGAGGTTGTCTTCTACAGAGGTATGACTATGCAAGTTGCCGTTCCAAGAGACGCATTAGGTAGATCAAACTACGGTATGGTTGCCGTCAACCCAGGCAGAGTTGCACCAAATTTCTCGCAAGAAGCTTTGCAATTTGTTGTTGAAAAGGTTGGTAAGAGGACTGAATGGTTATGTGAGATTGTCAATTACAATGTTGAGAATCAACAATACGTTGCTGCTGGTGATTTGAGAGGTTTAGATACTTTGACCAATGTCttgaatttcatcaagttgcaaaaaattgatattgtCAAACTACAAGCTAGTTTGTCACTTGAAAAGGTCGAAGAAcatttatttgaaattattgatgaagtttcaaagaaatcattAGCAAAGCCACAACCAATCGAATTAGAAAGAGGTTTCGCTTGTATTCCACTACGTGGTATCTCTGTTCCATTCCATTCCTCTTATTTGAGAAATGGTGTTAAACCATTTAAgaatttcttgaagaaaaatattgttAAGGAAAATGTTAAAGCTGATAGACTTATTGGTAAGTATATTCCTAACTTGACGGCTAAGCCATTCGAAATTACAAAAGAATACTTCCAAGATGTTTACGATTTAACAGGCTCTGAACAGATTAAGGAAATCTTGGACTCGTGGGAGAAGTACGAGAATTAA